The proteins below are encoded in one region of Clostridium estertheticum:
- the pheS gene encoding phenylalanine--tRNA ligase subunit alpha, whose amino-acid sequence MKEKLEMIKAAVLEELKGADIKTELENVRVKYLGKKGELTQILRGMGQLSNEERPVIGKLANQVREDIESIITKASDKLKKIENELKLKSEVIDISMPGKKQTIGKRHPLELTLEKINDIFLSMGFVIEEGPEVETDYYNFEALNIPKNHPARGEQDTFYINDSVVLRTQTSPVQIRTMENQKPPIKMISPGKVYRSDAADATHSPIFYQIEGLVVDKGITFADLKGTLELFTQKMFGDKMETKFRPHHFPFTEPSAEMDATCFVCKGKGCKVCSGSGWIELLGCGMVHPDVLRNCGIDPEVYSGFAFGFGLDRITMLNYGIDDIRALYESDMKFLKQF is encoded by the coding sequence ATGAAAGAAAAGTTGGAAATGATAAAAGCTGCAGTTTTAGAAGAATTAAAAGGAGCAGATATTAAAACAGAATTAGAAAATGTTAGAGTTAAGTATTTAGGTAAAAAAGGTGAACTTACGCAAATATTAAGGGGTATGGGTCAGCTATCAAATGAAGAAAGACCAGTCATTGGGAAACTAGCAAATCAAGTACGCGAGGACATTGAGTCAATTATAACTAAAGCTTCAGACAAATTAAAGAAGATAGAAAATGAATTAAAGCTAAAAAGTGAAGTTATAGATATATCTATGCCAGGGAAAAAACAAACAATAGGTAAAAGACATCCACTTGAGCTAACACTTGAAAAAATTAATGATATCTTTTTATCTATGGGATTTGTAATAGAAGAGGGTCCTGAGGTAGAAACAGATTATTATAATTTTGAAGCATTAAATATACCTAAAAACCATCCTGCAAGAGGTGAACAAGATACTTTTTATATAAATGATAGTGTGGTTTTAAGAACTCAAACATCACCAGTACAAATAAGAACTATGGAAAACCAGAAACCACCTATAAAAATGATTTCACCCGGTAAAGTTTATAGGTCAGATGCAGCAGATGCTACTCATTCACCAATTTTTTATCAAATTGAAGGACTAGTAGTAGATAAGGGAATTACATTTGCTGATCTAAAGGGAACGTTAGAATTATTTACGCAAAAGATGTTTGGAGATAAGATGGAAACAAAGTTTAGACCACATCATTTTCCGTTTACAGAGCCTTCAGCTGAGATGGATGCTACTTGCTTTGTGTGCAAGGGTAAAGGATGCAAGGTTTGTAGTGGAAGCGGTTGGATAGAACTTTTAGGCTGTGGAATGGTTCATCCAGATGTTTTAAGAAATTGTGGAATTGACCCAGAAGTTTATAGTGGTTTTGCTTTTGGATTTGGACTTGATAGAATTACAATGCTTAACTACGGAATAGACGATATTCGCGCGCTTTATGAAAGTGATATGAAATTTTTAAAACAATTCTAA
- the pheT gene encoding phenylalanine--tRNA ligase subunit beta: MKVPVKWLKDYVDINISPQELGDKLTLSGSKVEEVIISGAEIQNVVTGKIIEIVSHPDADKLVVCQVDIGLSAPTQIVTAATNMKENDIVPVALHQSTLHGGAKIKKGKLRGILSNGMFCSEEELGIAVDEPVEGLMILPKDTPLGKDIKEVLNLQSALIDFEITSNRADCLSIIGIARETAATLGTEYRKPALDYKATAEENVEDIYKVDLKDELCKRYMLKGIKNVKIEPSPQWMQERLIEAEIRPVNNIVDITNFVMVELGQPMHAFDARQITTNNIVVERAKTLEKFTTLDEKERELDDSILTIKDGDRTIGLAGIMGGLNSEIKEDTTSVIFEGANFDGVNIRLASKKLLLRTDASSKFEKDLDPNMAEMAINRACHLVEELGAGEIMQGCIDVYPNKIKSHTLEVDINWINTFLGTNISKYDMKSYLDRLELATEIIGNFLIVQSPSHRSDINIREDIAEEIARMYGYDNIPSTLPNCETSRSGKSEKQKLEDRVVLSLTASSLNQSISYSFVSPKIFNKLLVPEESELRNVVTIKNPLGEDYSIMRTTTIASMMDSLSRNYSRNNEEVRLFEIGKVYIPSVDLDKLPEERNILTIGMYGNVDYLDLKGVVENVLDNLGIKNASYKRESENPTYHPGKTSNLYVKREFVGVVGEIHPSVSENYEVLPRCYIAELNLDILYKHTDLNNKYKSLPKFPAVTRDIALLVDEEVLVQDIEDVIVKQGGNILESVKLFDVYKGKQIAEGKKSIAYAIVYRRSDKTLTDDEVNKVHEKILRTLENKVGAELR, from the coding sequence ATGAAAGTTCCAGTTAAATGGCTTAAAGATTATGTCGATATAAATATTTCACCACAGGAGCTCGGTGACAAATTAACTTTGTCTGGTTCAAAAGTTGAGGAAGTTATTATTTCGGGTGCTGAAATTCAAAATGTTGTTACAGGAAAAATAATAGAAATTGTGAGTCATCCAGATGCTGATAAATTAGTTGTATGTCAGGTAGATATAGGACTTAGCGCACCAACACAAATTGTTACAGCAGCTACTAATATGAAAGAAAATGATATTGTACCGGTAGCACTTCATCAATCAACGCTACATGGAGGAGCGAAAATAAAGAAAGGCAAACTTCGTGGTATATTATCGAATGGTATGTTCTGCTCTGAGGAAGAACTTGGAATAGCTGTGGATGAACCGGTTGAGGGTTTAATGATACTACCAAAGGATACACCACTTGGCAAAGACATAAAAGAAGTATTAAATCTTCAAAGCGCTCTAATAGATTTTGAGATAACTTCTAATAGAGCAGATTGTCTTAGTATTATAGGAATAGCTAGAGAGACGGCCGCAACATTAGGTACAGAATATAGAAAGCCAGCTCTTGATTATAAAGCTACTGCAGAGGAGAATGTAGAGGATATCTATAAGGTAGATCTTAAGGATGAGTTATGCAAAAGATATATGTTAAAGGGTATAAAAAATGTAAAAATTGAGCCATCACCACAGTGGATGCAAGAAAGACTTATAGAGGCTGAAATCAGACCTGTTAATAACATAGTAGACATTACAAACTTTGTTATGGTTGAGCTTGGTCAACCTATGCATGCATTTGACGCTAGGCAAATTACTACTAATAACATAGTTGTAGAAAGAGCGAAAACGTTAGAAAAATTTACTACATTAGATGAAAAAGAAAGAGAGTTAGATGATAGTATATTAACAATAAAAGATGGGGATAGAACTATAGGACTTGCAGGTATAATGGGAGGTCTTAATTCGGAAATTAAAGAAGACACCACAAGTGTAATATTTGAGGGCGCAAATTTTGATGGGGTTAATATAAGACTTGCTTCGAAAAAATTATTGTTAAGAACTGATGCATCTTCAAAGTTTGAAAAAGATTTGGATCCTAATATGGCTGAAATGGCAATTAATAGGGCTTGTCATTTAGTAGAAGAATTAGGTGCGGGTGAAATAATGCAGGGGTGCATAGATGTATATCCAAATAAAATTAAATCTCATACTTTAGAAGTGGATATAAATTGGATTAATACTTTCCTCGGAACAAATATATCTAAGTATGATATGAAATCATATCTTGATAGATTAGAACTTGCTACTGAAATAATAGGTAATTTTCTAATTGTACAGTCGCCTTCCCATAGATCTGATATTAATATCAGAGAAGATATTGCAGAAGAAATAGCTAGAATGTATGGTTACGATAATATACCATCTACATTACCTAATTGCGAAACTTCAAGAAGTGGGAAAAGTGAGAAGCAAAAGTTAGAAGACAGAGTAGTTCTTTCTTTAACTGCAAGCTCACTTAATCAATCAATAAGTTATTCTTTCGTAAGTCCTAAAATATTTAATAAGCTTTTAGTACCAGAAGAGAGTGAATTAAGGAATGTAGTTACTATAAAAAATCCACTAGGTGAAGATTATAGCATAATGAGAACTACAACTATAGCATCTATGATGGACTCTTTATCAAGAAATTATTCAAGAAATAATGAAGAAGTTAGATTGTTTGAAATAGGTAAGGTTTATATACCTAGTGTTGATTTAGATAAGCTCCCAGAGGAAAGAAATATATTAACAATAGGAATGTATGGAAATGTTGATTATTTGGATTTAAAGGGTGTCGTTGAAAATGTATTGGATAATTTGGGAATAAAAAATGCATCATATAAAAGGGAAAGTGAAAATCCTACTTATCATCCAGGAAAAACATCAAATTTGTATGTGAAGAGAGAATTTGTAGGTGTGGTTGGAGAAATTCATCCGAGTGTTTCGGAGAACTATGAGGTTTTACCAAGATGTTACATCGCAGAATTAAACTTGGATATATTATATAAACATACAGATTTAAATAATAAGTATAAATCACTTCCAAAATTTCCTGCTGTTACAAGAGATATTGCTCTTTTAGTTGATGAGGAAGTTTTAGTTCAAGACATTGAAGATGTAATTGTAAAACAAGGTGGTAATATTTTAGAAAGTGTTAAGTTATTTGATGTATATAAAGGTAAACAAATAGCAGAGGGTAAGAAAAGTATAGCTTATGCTATAGTCTACAGAAGGTCAGATAAAACATTAACTGACGATGAGGTAAATAAGGTACACGAGAAAATACTAAGAACTTTAGAGAATAAAGTTGGTGCAGAGCTTAGATAA
- the zapA gene encoding cell division protein ZapA produces MNVVTIKINGIEYNLKGDEREEYLHMVASYVDKKIKNIMGNNEKLSTSSAAILTALNLGDDMFKSNSLCKELSTKGEELNKHDKELTGKLEDLKKQLSHMEDYNQELLNKCKNIEKTEYVKTLEQENIDMQKQLEGMKEINKISSEENRSIKTENKEMKFKLQSYKYKIIDSQNKLIEYQISLAKQKKINNPLLVTRKK; encoded by the coding sequence ATGAACGTTGTAACAATAAAAATAAATGGCATTGAATATAATTTAAAAGGTGATGAAAGAGAAGAATATTTACATATGGTAGCCAGTTATGTTGATAAAAAGATAAAGAATATAATGGGAAATAATGAAAAACTTAGTACCTCTTCTGCAGCAATTTTAACGGCTTTAAATTTAGGTGATGATATGTTTAAAAGCAATTCACTTTGCAAGGAACTTTCAACTAAAGGTGAAGAATTAAATAAACATGATAAGGAATTGACAGGTAAGTTGGAAGATTTAAAAAAACAGTTAAGCCATATGGAAGATTACAATCAGGAATTGCTTAATAAATGTAAAAATATAGAGAAAACTGAATATGTAAAAACCTTAGAGCAAGAAAATATAGATATGCAAAAGCAATTAGAAGGTATGAAAGAGATAAATAAAATTTCTAGCGAAGAAAATAGAAGCATTAAAACAGAAAATAAAGAAATGAAATTTAAGCTTCAGTCTTATAAGTATAAGATAATTGATTCTCAAAATAAGTTGATAGAATATCAAATTAGTTTGGCTAAACAAAAGAAAATAAACAATCCTCTTTTAGTTACACGTAAAAAATAA
- a CDS encoding ABC-F family ATP-binding cassette domain-containing protein yields the protein MNLLTIEEVSKSYSERILIDKVSLGISDGDKMGLIGVNGTGKSTFLKIIAGYEVPDGGRIIKGNRVNIEYLSQNPEFDSEATVLEQIFKSDTDVMKVIREYEVVLEKLQENPESESTLNALMRLNDKMDACNGWQVQDDAKIILTKLGITDFKQRIGELSGGQRKRVALCSALITPSDLLILDEPTNHMDNKIIDWLEKFLNKRKGALLMITHDRYFLDRITNKILELDKGNLYSYDGNYSVYLEKKVERMALVDTLERKRQSLFKKELAWIRRGAKARSTKQKARIDRFDELKDGKVDTSSDNLELSSASTRLGKKIMNVEHIYKAFGEKKLIEDFSHIFTRRDKVGIIGPNGMGKSTLMNILSGVLKQDAGLVEWGETVKIGFFHQENGEMNEKLRAIEYIREGAEYISTGSGEKITASQMLERFLFDKNTKHSFISSLSGGEKRRLYLLRILMEAPNVLFLDEPTNDFDIQTLAVLEDYLDGFNGVVITVSHDRYFLDRVSDKIFSFEGNAKIVQFVGNYTDYQEYIEKNPEVLEGNNEVNKEEKKELDNKEVVIDDNQDIKNDKPLKFTFKEKKEFEEIDGAIEQKETELVDVNKKINAGSSDFEYLEELVQQQKTIKVETEYLMKRWTYLNELVEKIESQKNS from the coding sequence ATGAATTTGTTAACAATAGAAGAAGTGAGTAAAAGTTATAGTGAGAGAATACTCATTGATAAAGTATCACTAGGTATAAGTGATGGAGATAAAATGGGATTAATAGGTGTTAATGGTACTGGAAAATCAACTTTTTTAAAAATAATAGCCGGTTATGAAGTCCCAGATGGGGGCAGAATTATAAAGGGCAATAGGGTTAATATAGAGTATTTATCTCAAAATCCTGAGTTTGATTCAGAAGCTACAGTACTTGAGCAGATTTTCAAGAGTGATACTGATGTTATGAAAGTCATAAGGGAATATGAAGTAGTTTTAGAAAAATTACAGGAGAATCCAGAAAGTGAATCTACTCTAAATGCATTAATGAGGCTAAATGATAAAATGGATGCATGTAATGGATGGCAAGTGCAAGATGATGCTAAAATTATTTTAACGAAGCTTGGGATAACTGATTTTAAGCAGCGTATAGGTGAACTTTCAGGTGGGCAAAGAAAGAGAGTAGCTTTATGTAGTGCACTTATTACTCCATCAGATCTATTGATCTTGGATGAGCCTACAAATCATATGGATAATAAAATAATTGATTGGTTAGAGAAGTTTTTAAACAAAAGAAAAGGTGCTTTACTTATGATTACCCATGATAGGTATTTTTTAGATAGAATAACAAATAAAATTCTTGAACTAGACAAGGGTAATTTATATAGTTATGATGGTAATTATTCTGTATATTTGGAAAAGAAAGTTGAGAGAATGGCTTTAGTGGATACACTAGAGAGAAAAAGGCAGAGTTTGTTTAAAAAGGAACTAGCGTGGATAAGACGTGGAGCGAAAGCTAGAAGTACAAAGCAAAAGGCTAGAATTGACCGTTTTGATGAACTAAAAGATGGAAAAGTAGATACTTCAAGTGATAACTTAGAGCTATCTTCGGCATCTACAAGACTTGGTAAAAAGATTATGAATGTTGAACATATATATAAAGCATTTGGTGAAAAAAAATTAATTGAAGATTTTAGTCATATATTCACAAGGAGAGATAAAGTTGGAATTATAGGCCCTAATGGAATGGGAAAATCTACTCTAATGAATATTTTAAGTGGAGTACTAAAACAAGATGCAGGGCTCGTTGAATGGGGCGAAACAGTAAAAATTGGATTTTTTCATCAAGAAAATGGTGAGATGAATGAAAAACTTCGTGCAATTGAATACATAAGAGAAGGTGCAGAATACATATCTACAGGTAGTGGAGAAAAGATCACAGCATCGCAAATGCTTGAGAGATTTTTATTTGATAAAAATACGAAACATTCATTTATTTCTAGTTTATCAGGTGGAGAGAAACGAAGGTTGTATTTATTAAGAATTCTTATGGAAGCTCCAAATGTATTATTTTTAGACGAGCCGACTAATGACTTTGATATTCAAACACTAGCGGTACTAGAAGATTATTTAGATGGATTTAATGGTGTTGTTATAACTGTATCACATGATAGATACTTTTTAGATAGAGTATCTGATAAAATATTCAGCTTTGAGGGCAATGCAAAAATAGTACAATTTGTTGGAAATTATACTGATTATCAAGAATATATAGAAAAAAATCCTGAGGTGCTTGAAGGCAATAATGAGGTGAATAAAGAAGAAAAAAAAGAGCTTGATAATAAAGAAGTTGTTATAGATGATAATCAAGACATTAAAAATGATAAGCCTTTAAAGTTTACGTTTAAAGAGAAAAAAGAATTTGAGGAAATAGACGGTGCAATTGAGCAGAAAGAAACAGAACTTGTAGATGTTAATAAAAAAATTAACGCTGGCAGTAGTGACTTTGAATATTTGGAAGAATTGGTGCAGCAGCAAAAAACTATTAAAGTAGAGACTGAATATTTAATGAAGCGTTGGACATATTTAAATGAATTAGTAGAAAAAATAGAATCTCAGAAAAATAGTTAA
- a CDS encoding ATP-dependent DNA helicase — protein sequence MDKSRDIKISVRNLVEFVLRAGDLDMRFMGSSRAVEGTKAHQKIQKENSEKYSVLLGEEYLSEVSLKHITIHNDITIVIDGRADGILIKDGKVTIDEIKTVTKDIEVIKEDYNNLHWAQAKCYAYIYGIQNDLTLINVQLTYYEISSEKTKRFIKAFSINKLKEFFDEIISNYFIWANITNDWNMKRDKTIKDLKFPFDSYREGQRELAVSVYKTIVEGKKMFVQAPTGIGKTISTLFPSIKAIGEGHTSKIFYLTAKTITRQVAQDAFDKMKERGLECKTITITAKDKVCFSKGSACNPEQCKFAKGHFDRVNDAIFDILKNENTFSRDIIEMYSNKHNVCPFEFSLDLTLWADCVICDYNYVFDPRVYLKRFFTDNNGDYTILVDEAHNLVDRAREMFSSQINKKLLLQLKKDIKGKNDQMYKILSKLNSFMLNMKKMCNEDGYYKQESEPVEVFNLLTRLTKILEIWLTKNEKSEIYDNFLELYFNSLSFIRIAELYDDKYITYVESFEDDVVLKIFCLDPSKLLREASKRGRSVIYFSATLLPLSYFKEILGGQSKDYNLTLNSPFDKNKLKVMIAKDISTKYNRRENSYPKIVEYIYSVIKAKKGNYMVFFPSYKYMEVVFNRFSKIYPSVKVSIQVNAMTEEAREEFLKNFNRDGKENILGFGVLGGIFSEGIDLKGDALIGVIIIGVGHPMICFEREIIKDYFNNKSNCGYEYSYMYPGMNKVLQAAGRVIRTEEDRGTVLLIDDRFLNQRYRRLFPKEWNNYQIINNKIHVSEEICDFWK from the coding sequence GTGGATAAAAGTAGAGACATAAAAATATCTGTGCGTAACTTAGTAGAGTTTGTACTAAGAGCTGGGGATTTGGATATGCGGTTTATGGGAAGCAGCAGGGCTGTAGAGGGTACCAAAGCACATCAAAAGATTCAAAAAGAAAATAGTGAAAAGTATTCTGTCTTGCTTGGTGAGGAATATTTATCTGAGGTAAGTTTAAAACATATAACAATACATAATGATATTACTATTGTAATTGATGGACGAGCCGATGGTATTCTAATAAAAGATGGAAAAGTCACCATAGATGAAATTAAAACAGTTACTAAAGATATAGAAGTTATAAAAGAAGATTACAATAATCTACACTGGGCTCAAGCTAAGTGTTATGCGTATATATACGGGATCCAAAATGACCTTACTCTTATTAATGTTCAATTAACATATTATGAAATAAGTAGTGAAAAAACTAAGCGATTTATTAAAGCTTTTTCAATTAATAAACTCAAAGAGTTCTTTGATGAAATTATTTCTAATTATTTTATATGGGCTAATATTACAAATGATTGGAATATGAAGCGAGATAAGACTATAAAAGATTTAAAGTTTCCTTTTGATAGTTATAGGGAGGGACAAAGAGAACTAGCAGTTTCTGTATACAAAACAATAGTAGAAGGCAAAAAAATGTTTGTGCAAGCTCCCACTGGAATAGGTAAAACTATATCTACATTGTTCCCAAGCATTAAGGCTATTGGAGAAGGGCATACCTCAAAAATTTTTTACTTAACTGCAAAAACTATAACAAGACAAGTTGCACAGGATGCATTTGATAAAATGAAAGAGCGAGGCCTTGAGTGTAAGACTATTACAATAACTGCAAAGGATAAAGTATGTTTTAGTAAGGGCAGTGCATGTAATCCAGAACAATGTAAATTTGCAAAAGGACATTTCGATAGGGTTAATGATGCTATTTTTGATATATTGAAGAATGAAAATACATTTAGTAGAGATATAATTGAGATGTATTCGAATAAACATAATGTATGTCCTTTTGAATTTTCGTTAGATTTAACTTTGTGGGCTGATTGTGTTATATGCGATTATAATTATGTATTTGACCCTAGGGTCTACTTAAAAAGATTCTTTACTGATAACAATGGAGATTATACTATATTGGTTGATGAAGCTCACAACCTAGTAGATAGGGCAAGAGAAATGTTTTCATCCCAAATTAATAAGAAACTACTTTTACAATTGAAAAAAGATATAAAAGGTAAAAATGATCAAATGTATAAAATATTAAGTAAGTTAAATTCTTTTATGTTAAATATGAAAAAAATGTGCAATGAAGATGGGTATTATAAACAAGAATCTGAACCCGTAGAAGTATTTAATCTTCTTACAAGGCTTACTAAAATATTAGAAATATGGCTCACTAAAAATGAAAAATCTGAAATATATGATAACTTTTTAGAGTTATATTTTAATTCACTCAGTTTTATAAGAATAGCTGAACTATACGATGACAAATATATAACTTATGTAGAAAGTTTTGAGGATGATGTAGTGTTAAAAATATTTTGCCTAGATCCATCTAAGCTTCTAAGAGAAGCATCCAAAAGAGGGCGATCAGTGATATATTTCTCTGCAACATTACTTCCTCTATCATATTTTAAAGAAATTTTAGGTGGGCAAAGCAAGGATTATAATTTAACTCTAAATTCCCCATTTGATAAAAACAAACTTAAAGTTATGATAGCTAAGGATATTTCTACTAAATATAATAGGAGAGAAAACAGTTACCCGAAAATAGTAGAATATATATATTCTGTGATAAAGGCTAAAAAGGGAAATTACATGGTGTTTTTTCCGTCATATAAATATATGGAGGTCGTTTTTAATAGGTTTTCGAAGATATATCCAAGTGTGAAAGTTAGTATTCAAGTTAATGCAATGACTGAAGAAGCTAGGGAAGAGTTCCTTAAGAATTTTAATAGAGATGGTAAAGAGAATATTCTAGGGTTTGGAGTTTTAGGTGGTATTTTCTCAGAAGGGATTGATTTAAAAGGTGACGCATTGATTGGTGTTATAATCATTGGGGTAGGGCATCCTATGATTTGCTTTGAACGGGAAATTATTAAAGATTACTTTAATAATAAAAGCAATTGTGGTTATGAATATTCTTATATGTACCCAGGTATGAATAAAGTACTACAGGCAGCAGGAAGAGTGATTAGAACAGAAGAGGATAGAGGAACTGTACTTTTAATAGATGATAGATTTCTTAATCAAAGGTATAGAAGACTATTTCCAAAAGAATGGAATAATTATCAAATAATTAATAACAAGATCCATGTAAGTGAAGAAATTTGTGATTTTTGGAAATAA
- a CDS encoding zinc-ribbon domain-containing protein, producing the protein MFVKSSKELYGWDRFSKVTLLLGIFLLVTRSWILAATLIIYSIWRSRSTNMSGRSNEKFVYENIERNFHYKIKNFRQSFKQNIKNFKIKIKKYKPLEQFKEKRNYMITYCPKCRQKLRVPKRKGKIIVTCSKCSSEFRLRT; encoded by the coding sequence ATGTTTGTTAAATCTTCTAAAGAACTTTATGGTTGGGATAGATTTTCAAAAGTAACCTTATTGCTAGGAATATTTTTGCTTGTAACTAGGTCTTGGATTTTAGCAGCGACACTTATTATCTATTCGATTTGGAGAAGTAGGTCAACTAACATGTCTGGAAGAAGTAATGAAAAATTTGTCTATGAAAATATAGAAAGGAATTTTCATTATAAAATCAAAAATTTTAGACAAAGTTTTAAACAAAATATAAAAAATTTTAAGATTAAAATTAAAAAATATAAGCCATTAGAGCAATTTAAAGAAAAAAGAAATTATATGATAACTTATTGTCCCAAATGTAGGCAGAAATTAAGAGTGCCAAAACGCAAGGGTAAAATTATTGTAACTTGTTCAAAGTGTAGTAGCGAGTTTAGATTAAGAACATAA
- a CDS encoding AbrB/MazE/SpoVT family DNA-binding domain-containing protein, whose protein sequence is MKSTGIVRKVDELGRIVIPIELRRTLDIDIKDALEIYVDGDQIILKKYEPACIFCQNARDVVNYKGKNICKDCLAELGSGK, encoded by the coding sequence ATGAAATCAACAGGTATTGTAAGAAAAGTGGATGAACTTGGAAGAATTGTTATTCCTATAGAATTAAGAAGAACTTTAGATATAGATATCAAGGACGCTTTAGAAATCTATGTAGATGGTGATCAAATCATTCTTAAAAAATATGAACCAGCTTGTATTTTCTGTCAAAATGCAAGAGACGTTGTAAACTATAAAGGCAAAAACATTTGTAAAGATTGTCTTGCTGAATTAGGTTCAGGTAAATAA
- a CDS encoding YajQ family cyclic di-GMP-binding protein yields the protein MATAHSFDVVSDVDMQEVDNAINQALKEIKQRYDFKNTITEIKLGKEDIKITSDDDFKLKSVIEVLVAKLIKRGISGKALDLGKQDVATLGSARQTAKIIKGISTEKAKKIIAEIKSSKIKVQAQIMDNQLRISGKNLDDLQEVMALIKSKDFDIALQFTNFR from the coding sequence ATGGCAACTGCACATTCATTTGACGTAGTATCCGATGTAGATATGCAAGAAGTAGATAATGCGATAAACCAAGCATTAAAGGAAATTAAACAAAGATATGATTTTAAAAACACTATTACTGAAATCAAGTTAGGTAAAGAAGATATTAAAATAACATCTGATGATGATTTTAAATTAAAATCTGTTATAGAAGTTCTTGTAGCAAAATTAATTAAAAGAGGAATATCTGGAAAGGCATTAGACCTTGGTAAACAAGATGTTGCTACTTTAGGTTCTGCAAGACAAACAGCTAAAATTATAAAAGGAATTTCCACAGAAAAAGCTAAAAAGATAATTGCAGAAATTAAATCTAGTAAAATTAAAGTTCAAGCACAAATTATGGATAACCAACTAAGGATTAGCGGAAAGAATCTTGATGATTTACAAGAAGTAATGGCTTTAATAAAATCAAAGGATTTTGATATTGCATTACAATTTACTAATTTTAGATAG
- a CDS encoding sensor histidine kinase encodes MEVNKIKKPNKLKNIEDEKELKSKVPYINQHFIFNTLNSILSLCRQNSEEARNVVLELSNYLRFNFNVTDKSILLQEEIEYIKSYLYIQKVRFGDRLNCEYYIEEDINFLIPKNSLYNLIDNSIKHGILKKTHGGTITFMITRQMEEIAIRIKDDGVGMEQSQIKQILNGENYGSTSNLNSLYKDLYNAKLEVISTLLIGTYITLYIPIEYIKFV; translated from the coding sequence ATGGAAGTAAATAAAATAAAGAAGCCCAATAAATTAAAGAATATTGAAGATGAAAAGGAACTGAAATCAAAAGTGCCTTATATTAACCAACATTTCATCTTTAATACATTAAATAGTATATTATCACTTTGTAGACAAAATTCTGAGGAAGCTAGGAATGTTGTTCTAGAACTTAGTAATTATTTGAGATTTAATTTTAATGTAACAGATAAAAGTATACTATTACAGGAAGAAATAGAATACATAAAATCATATTTATATATTCAAAAGGTCAGGTTTGGAGATAGACTGAATTGTGAGTATTACATAGAAGAAGATATAAATTTTTTAATACCTAAAAACTCATTATACAATTTAATAGATAACTCAATTAAACATGGAATTTTAAAAAAAACTCATGGGGGTACTATAACTTTTATGATTACAAGACAAATGGAAGAAATAGCAATAAGGATTAAAGACGATGGTGTTGGAATGGAACAGTCTCAAATAAAACAAATATTAAATGGTGAAAATTATGGATCTACTTCAAACTTAAATTCATTATATAAAGATTTATATAATGCTAAGTTGGAAGTTATTAGTACATTACTAATTGGAACATATATAACCTTGTATATACCTATAGAATATATAAAATTTGTTTGA